In Anopheles cruzii chromosome X, idAnoCruzAS_RS32_06, whole genome shotgun sequence, one genomic interval encodes:
- the LOC128266970 gene encoding mitochondrial GTPase 1 — MTANMIVVTYGGIFRALVCCGGFLFAFPLLYTFTLATKLSLRTSRMQTFRSSFPTVSRDLLNWFPGHMGKGMKQMQQKLKLVDCVIEVHDARIPLTGRNREFHYTISGIKPHILVLNKKDLIERRMEGPIRDRLRQQDGEAMHILFTNCKNQSCSGLRKLMPLAKQLICGSDRFNRATQQDFCIMIIGVPNVGKSSLINVLRNRHLNKKGASQVGAIAGVTRSVLNRIKICEDPPIYLLDTPGILEPNIVDTETGLRLALVSSLQDHLVGEELIADYLLYSLNKQGNFSYVEQLGLCEPTDSIAETLVACALHHGQRIRSRQLDGQEVLRPDILMAAKHMIKSFRIGAFGKVSLDYDKIDSL, encoded by the exons TGTTTGCTGTgggggttttttgtttgccttcccCCTGTTGTATACGTTTACGCTTGCTACGAAACTGTCCCTGAGAACGAGTAGGATGCAAACATTTCGTTCAAGCTTTCCGACAGTGTCCCGGGATCTGCTAAACTGGTTTCCGGGCCATATGGGTAAGGGCATGAAGCAAATGCAGCAAAAGTTAAAGCTGGTAGACTGCGTGATAGAGGTACATGATGCACGAATTCCACTGACTGGACGTAACAGAGAGTTCCACTACACAATCAGCGGCATCAAACCACACATATTGGTGCTTAACAAAAAGGATCTTATTGAGCGTCGAATGGAGGGCCCAATTCGCGACCGGCTCCGGCAGCAAGACGGCGAAGCAATGCACATTCTATTCACAAACTGCAAGAATCA GAGTTGCAGTGGATTACGCAAATTGATGCCATTAGCCAAACAACTGATCTGCGGCTCGGACCGATTCAATCGCGCCACCCAGCAGGACTTCTGCATCATGATTATAGGAGTGCCAAACGTAGGAAAGTCATCTTTGATTAACGTGCTACGAAATCGACATCTGAACAAGAAAGGAGCAAGTCAGGTTGGAGCAATTGCCGGCGTTACACGTAGCGTGCTTAATCGTATCAAGATTTGCGAAGATCCTCCGATTTATCTGCTGGACACACCGGGAATTCTAGAGCCCAACATCGTCGATACCGAGACGGGTCTGCGATTGGCATTGGTTTCCAGTTTGCAGGACCATCTTGTCGGTGAAGAGTTGATCGCCGATTACCTGCTGTATTCTCTAAACAAGCAAGGCAACTTCAGCTACGTCGAGCAGCTGGGACTATGCGAGCCAACCGATTCGATCGCGGAAACACTGGTAGCTTGCGCGTTGCACCACGGTCAGCGCATCCGTTCCCGACAGCTGGACGGCCAGGAGGTCCTGCGTCCCGATATACTAATGGCTGCGAAGCACATGATTAAGTCCTTCCGGATCGGTGCCTTCGGCAAGGTGTCGTTGGATTACGATAAAATCGACTCTCTCTGA